The following proteins are encoded in a genomic region of Thioclava nitratireducens:
- a CDS encoding pyruvate dehydrogenase complex dihydrolipoamide acetyltransferase: MATQILMPALSPTMEEGTLAKWLVKEGDEVSSGDIIAEIETDKATMEFEAVDEGTIGKILVAEGTSGVKVNDPIAVLLEEGEDASAVDEAESPAPAAAQAEAAEDAEETKEADNAPAEKSGAKAGGSKGAGAAPKTEKAPAAPQDADGKRVFASPLARRIAADKGVDLASLKGSGPKGRIVKADVEAAEGGKAAPAKSDAPKSADASPVSAPAPTVSSSAIAKMYEGREYEEIELNGMRKTIAARLTEAKQTIPHFYLRRSVKLDALMKFRSQLNKQLEGRGVKLSVNDFIIKACALALQSVPDANAVWAGDKVFKLKPSDVAVAVAIEGGLFTPVLKDAEAKSLSTLSAEMKDLATRARDRKLAPHEYQGGSFAISNLGMFGIENFDAVINPPHGAILAVGAGIKQPVVNDEGEIEVATVMSMTLSVDHRVIDGALGAELLKAICENLENPMLMLA; this comes from the coding sequence ATGGCAACCCAGATTTTGATGCCCGCCCTGTCGCCCACGATGGAGGAAGGCACGCTCGCGAAATGGCTCGTGAAAGAGGGTGACGAAGTCTCCTCGGGCGACATCATCGCGGAGATCGAGACCGACAAGGCCACGATGGAATTCGAGGCTGTGGATGAAGGCACGATCGGCAAGATCCTCGTCGCCGAAGGCACCTCCGGCGTGAAGGTCAACGACCCGATCGCGGTTCTGCTGGAAGAAGGCGAAGACGCTTCCGCCGTGGACGAGGCCGAAAGCCCTGCCCCGGCCGCGGCTCAGGCCGAAGCGGCCGAGGACGCGGAAGAGACCAAGGAAGCCGACAACGCCCCCGCCGAGAAAAGCGGCGCGAAAGCCGGCGGCTCGAAAGGTGCAGGCGCCGCGCCGAAGACCGAGAAAGCGCCTGCCGCGCCGCAGGATGCGGATGGCAAGCGCGTCTTCGCCTCGCCGCTCGCGCGCCGCATCGCCGCCGACAAGGGCGTCGATCTGGCCTCGCTCAAGGGCTCGGGCCCGAAGGGTCGCATCGTGAAGGCCGATGTCGAAGCCGCCGAAGGTGGCAAGGCAGCCCCGGCCAAGTCGGACGCGCCGAAATCCGCGGATGCGAGCCCCGTTTCGGCGCCCGCGCCGACGGTATCCTCCTCTGCCATCGCCAAGATGTACGAGGGTCGCGAGTACGAGGAGATCGAGCTCAACGGGATGCGCAAGACCATTGCCGCGCGCCTCACCGAGGCCAAGCAGACGATCCCGCATTTCTACCTGCGTCGTTCGGTCAAGCTCGACGCGCTGATGAAATTCCGCTCGCAGCTCAACAAGCAGCTCGAGGGTCGTGGCGTGAAGCTGTCGGTCAACGACTTCATCATCAAGGCCTGCGCGCTGGCGCTGCAATCGGTGCCGGATGCGAATGCGGTCTGGGCCGGCGACAAGGTGTTCAAGCTGAAGCCCTCGGACGTGGCCGTCGCGGTCGCGATCGAAGGCGGGCTGTTCACGCCGGTGCTGAAAGATGCCGAGGCGAAATCGCTCTCGACGCTTTCGGCGGAGATGAAGGACCTCGCGACCCGGGCCCGCGACCGCAAGCTTGCCCCGCATGAGTATCAGGGCGGCAGCTTCGCGATCTCCAATCTCGGCATGTTCGGGATCGAGAATTTCGACGCGGTCATCAACCCGCCGCATGGCGCGATCCTCGCCGTCGGTGCAGGCATCAAGCAGCCGGTGGTGAATGACGAGGGGGAGATCGAGGTGGCGACCGTCATGTCGATGACGCTTTCGGTCGATCACCGCGTGATCGACGGCGCGCTCGGCGCGGAGCTTCTCAAGGCGATCTGCGAGAACCTCGAGAACCCGATGCTGATGCTGGCCTGA